CGGCATCAGCAACTACACCGGCTGGCAGCTTCAGAAAGCCATCGACCTGACGCGTCAGATGGGGTGGGAGTCCCCAGTCAGCCTCCAGCCGATGTACAGCCTGCTCTGCCGTACCACCGAGTGGGAGCTGCTCCAGGTGTGCCGCAACGAGGGTCTGGGGGTCATCTGCTGGAGCCCGCTGCATGCTGGCTGGCTCAGTGGCCAGTACCGGCGCGGAATGGACGCCCCACCGCCCGGCTCACGCATCGCGAACTCGCCCACACGGATGGAGTCCTGGGACAACACGGCGACCGAAGCGACCTGACGCGTGCTGGACGCCGTCGAGCAGGTCGCCAACGAGACGGGGAAGACATTCACGCAGGTGGCGCTCAACTGGATTCTGCGGCAGCCTGGGGTGACTGGCCCGATCCTCGGGGCGCGGACGCTGGAGCACCTGCAGGACAACCTCGGGGCGGCCGGCTGGGCGCTCTCCGACGAGCAGGTGGCCCGGCTCAACGAGGCGAGCGCCCCAACGCTGCCGTACCCGTATGAGTTCGTGTTCAAAGTCCAACGACCGTAGTGGTGGGTCGTGGGCCGAGGGTCGTGGGTCGTGGGTCGTGGGTCGTGGGTCGTGGATGCATACCCGCTGACGCGCGCCGCTGCACTGTAGTAAAAACGCAACTCCCCATGTCATCCTGAGCGCACCGAAGGACCTCACCCGCTGACGCGAACGTTGACGGTCAGCGGATGATGCACAAGCTGACGGCCAGCGGGCGACGCGAACGTTGACGGTCAGCGGATGATGCACAAGCTGATGGTCGGCGCGTGACACAAACGTCGACGGCCAGCGGGCGACGCGAACGTTGACGGTCAGCGGGTGAGGTCCTTCGCTGCGCTCAGGATGACAATTGCAACTTGCACGCTTTCCCCATCACCCACGACCCACGACCCACGATCCACGACCCACGACCCTCGACCCTCAACCCACCTACCGGCGCCGGGGCGGATCGGACGGCGGCGCGGCGATCCACGCTTCGAGCAGCCCGGCCAGCTTGTCCAGCGCCCCTTCCACCAGCTCGTCGCCCTTCGCCTGGCTCGCCTCGCTGATGTACCCGGACCAGCCGTCCCAGGGCGTCGGGTACGACTCGACCAGCACGTGCATGCGGTCCGAGGCCAGGGACGGGCGCGGCGGCAGATCCGGAATGCCGTCCGTATTCACACGTTCCGGCGCAAAGCTCCAGACCGCCGCCGACTCGAACGGGCCGCCGTGGCCGCGCCCGTTGTGTCCGCTGGTCTGCCCGAACAGGTGGGCCGTCTCGGCGGGCGTCAGCAGTTGGAACCAGTTGACCAGCAGGAAGCTGACCGTCCGGCTCCCCGAGACCCACTCCATCGCGGCGCGGGCCATCGACATGTTGGCGTCGTGGCCGTTGAGCACCAGCACGCGCTGAAACCCGGCGTCCACGATGCCGGCCAGCACGTCGCACAGGTAGGCCAGGGCGACCTCCGGGCGAATCGCGACCGTCCCCTCGTGGCCGCTGGTCTTGCCAGGGCACGCACTGTACGGCATGGACGGGAAGAGGACAGCGCTGAAGTCGCCGCGCAGGCGCGCGGCGAACTCGGACGCCAGGATCACGTCCGTGCCGAACGGCAGGTGCGGGCCATGCCACTCGACGGCCCCGATGGGCAGCACCGCGAAATCGGCGCGGGCGGCGGTCTCGGCGCGCAGCCCGCCACGCAGCTCCGCGAATGGAATCAACTCGGCCATGCGTGCTCCTCGGGAGGATCGGTCGGCCACCATGGGCGCGGCTCGACACGAGTCACGCGCAGCCAACCACGGAGAGGATACGCCAGACGATCTGGCCGGTGAGTCGCGGAGAGGCGTCAGGCAGCGATAGTGGCACGGCCTCTGCATTAGGGGCGGCACGAGTCCGTAACAGACGCCAGACGTGCAGTCTGGACATCTGCTGGCGACGCCGACAGCACAGTCGGCGCGCTTCTCTGAGAAAGTGAGGCATCACGATGCAGGAGCGACGAGTCGAGCGGCCAGGCGTGGTGGAACGGCCAGTAGACGGGTATGTGGAGACCCCGACCGCGCGGACGACGGCGCCAGCCGCCTACGACGAGGTGGCCTACGAGCGCGTTGCGACCCCGCCAGCGACCGCGGCTGTGGATCAGGTCAACGCGACCTCGTACGATCCATACGCGGAGCGCCGACGCTCGTCCTACAAGCTCGTGCAGGGCATCTGGCTGCTGTTCGGCATCGTCGAGGGCCTCCTGGCGATCCGCTTCGTCTTGAAGCTGCTCGGCGCGAACGAGGCGGCCGGCTTCGCGAGCTTCATCTACGCGGCCTCCGGTCCGTTCATCGCGCCGTTCAACAACCTGTTCGGCAACCCGGGCAGCGGCGGCAGCGTGCTGGAGCTGAACACGCTGGTGGCGATTGTCGTCTACATGCTGGTGGCGTGGCTGGTGGCGAAGGTCGTCTGGCTGCTGGCCGGCGAGAACCGCTCGGCCACGCGGACCGTCTCCAACGCGACGCGTGCGCGGGTGGAGTAGCAGACGGCGCTCACCGGTCAGCACAGGAGGCCCGGGAAGTCTCCTGCCCGGGCCTCCTGGCGTGTCTGGCTGAGGATGGCAGCGGGCATCACCCAGGGCGCTCGCCAGTTCGTCGGGGTTCCCGAAGCGCGACGAGACGCGCAGGCGGGGGTTGAAACCCCCGCCTACAGTCATGCAGTCGCTGCGCGACGAAGGACCGGATCAACCATCGACACGTGAGACAGGAGCGTCGCAGAGCGACAGCATGATGGTAGGCGGGGACTTCAGTCCCCGACGCGGCGGCATGACACACCCAACAGGCAATTGCCCTGAGGTTTCCCCCAGAACTGTAGGGAGATGGCCTGACGGTCGACTATCATCCGGTAGACCATTCGGAGAGCGTGTGGATGACGCTGGCAGATATCGCGCTCAACGCCGTTAGCCGCTCGCCGGTGCTCAAGCAGCTTGCTCGCGAGGCTCGGTACGCTGGCACGGCGGTGCGCTGTCCCTGTTGCGGCTGGCAGGGCCGCACGTTCCGCCCGTCCTGCCACGACCGCCCCGGCGTCCCCGATCTCTGCGCGCGCTGCATGAGCGGCCCCGATGACCGCGCACTGATCCTGCTGCTCAAGGGACTCACCGACACGCTCCCGTTGGGCGCCCGCATCCTGGATGTCGAGCCGACGGCGTACACGCGCAATTGGTTCGACCGATTCAACCAGTTTGACTACCGCACCATGAGTGCGAGCGCGCCAGATGTGGATATCGAAGGCGATCTGACGAGCGTGACGCTGACGCGCGGGATCTGCAACCTCCTGCTGCTCGGGCAGGGCGTGCGGCCGGATCAGGACATCGCGGCGCTGTCCCAGAGCGTGCAGCGCCTGATGGGCGACGGCGGCCTGGTGGCCGTCCGTACAGGTGACGGCTCCGACGCGGTCCCAGGTCCGCTGCTCGTGCGCAGGCTGACGGATGGCGGCTTCACGGTCCGCGAGAACGACCTCTCCCGCCGCCTCTCTCCCGAGGTTGTGGCCCGCTACGGCCTGACGCGGAGCGGCACGTTCCTGCTCGCCACCCCGGACCGCGCGCCGGCCGTGCGCGCCGGCGGCCACGCCCACCACGGGCACGGCTGACCTGCACCGTTTGCCCCTCACCCCCGACCCGAGGTCAACGGTGAGCTATGGGGTGGGGAGTACGCGCCTGCGACCAACAGAGCGCACCGGGGCCGCCGGCCGCCCTACAATGCTCCCAACTGCCCGTCGTCGGGCTCCGCTCTGCCGGACACCGTCAGTCAGGCCAAACCTGGGAGTGCTGCCATGATCGCCGCGCCAGACCTGAGCGCCATTCAGCTGCACGTGCCGCTGCCCGTCATGCACCGCGTCCGCCAGACGTTCAATGCACCCGTGCTGGACGACATCGAGGGCGAGACGAAGCGGCACGTGCGCCGGTTCGCGGACACCATCAAGCCCGGCGCGCGCATCGCCATCACGGCCGGCAGCCGGGGCATCGCCAACATGGCGCGCATCATCCGCTCCATCGGCGAGGAGGTCCGCGCCCTGGGCGGCGACCCGTTCGTCATGCCGGCCATGGGCAGCCACGGCAAGGCGACCGCCGAGGGCCAGATCGAGATGCTGGCCGAGCTTGGCATCACCGAGCAGAGCGTCGGGATGCAGATCATCTCCGACATGGCCGTGCGGCAGGTCGGCGTGGTGGACGAGTGCGGCATGCCGGTCTACGTCGCGGAGACGGCGCTCGCCGCTGACGGCGTGATCGTCGTCAACCGCGTGAAGCCGCACACCGACTTCAACGGCCCCATCGAGAGCGGCCTCTCCAAGATCTGCACCATCGGCATCGGCAAGCAGAAGGGCGCGCAGGCCGTCCACTCTTACGGCGTGCCGGGCCTCGCGCAGTGGATGCCGAAGGCGGCGAAGGTCGTCGTCAAGCACGCCGGCGTGCTGTTCGGCGTGGCGATCGTCGAGAACGCCTACGACCAGACGGCGATCATCGAGTCGGTCAAGGCGACCGACATCGCGGACGAGAAGGAGGTCGAGCTGCAGGCGACCTCCAAGCGGCTGATGCCCTCGCTGCCGTTCGACACGCTCGACACCCTCATCATCGACGAGATGGGCAAGCAGATCTCCGGCGCGGGGATGGACTCGAACATCATCGGACGGATGCTGGTGCACGGCTCGGCCGAGTTCGACCGCCCGAACGTCAGCGCCATCGCCATCCTGGACCTGACCGACGGCTCGCACGGGAACGCGGCCGGCCTGGGCCTCGCGGACTTCACCACCCAGCGGCTGATCAACAAGGTCGATTTCGCAGCCTACTACATCAACTGCCTGACCAGCGGCATCGGCGGCCTGCAGCGCGGGCAGGTGCCGATGGTGATGCCAGATGACCGCTCGGCGGTGAAGGCAGCCATCCAGACCTGCGGCGAGCCGCGCCAGGACGTGGTGGGCGTCATGCACATCCGCAACACGCTGCAGATCGGCGAGATCGAGATCTCGGCGTCGCTGCTGAACCAGGCCCGCGAGCTGTCCCACCTCGACATCGACCCTGACGGCCACGAGATGGCGTTCGACGCCACCGGGCAGATCGTGGACATCTGGGGCGCGGCCCACTGACTGCCTGAACGTGCCCGCGCCGCCGCCCTCGCGCCGGATGCCTGGCGCGGGGGCTTCGTGTTTCCCCGGGGATATCTGACGTGAGCACCAGCCCGGACGACCGCTGGCACGAGCTTGACCGCGCCGCCTACGAGATCCCGCACGATCCTGTTCGCCTGCCTGAGCGGGAACCGCTGCTGATCGAGCGGCTGCGTGTCGCCGCGACGTTCGGCCTGGACGATCCACGCCTGGAGCAGAGCCACGTGAACCTGCTCCACTACTACTACTGCGATGCCTCGGACTATACGAAGGTCGAGCCAGTCTGTCGCTTCTGGCTTCGTCTGAAGGATGACCATCTCACGGCGGACCAACACGACCTGCACGTCCTCTATGAACTCGGTGCAAGCCTCACGATGCAGGAACGGCAGAACGAGGCGGAGGCGCAATATCGACGCGCCCTCCAACTGGCCGAGTCTGAGCTTGGTCCCGACCATGAACGAACGCAGGGCGCCGTCCTCCAGCTTGGCCAGCACCTCTCCAACGCGAAGCAGTATGCCGAGGCGATTGTGTGCGGTGAGCGTCTGCTGGATCTGCGGCGGCAGGGCAAAGCGTCGCGGCGGCATGACGAGGTCACGCCCTGGTTCCTGCACGGCGCGCACAAGAGCCTCGGGCGACATGCTGATGCGGAAGCCTTGCTACGAGAGGAGCTTGCGCGGGACGCTGAGCGCAAGCCCGAGGACGTGCGAGACGCCCGCGACCCAAGGCGCGGGATGCTCCTGAGTCTGTTGGCCGACGTGATCGCCGCTCAGGGCCGGCTGGATGAGGCATTGGCGATGCAGGGCGAAGCTATCGAGATGGTTACGGCAGCCTACGCGGCGATGAATGCCCAACTCAGTGCAGCCCGTGCAGAGGCCGAGCGCCAGGGGCTTCGCATGGCCGGGCCGATTGGGCAGCATCATGAGACGGACCTGCATCGGGCGCACGCCGACATGCTCCGTCGTGCTGGTCGATACGACGAAGCCGAAGCAATCTACCGGGATGAGCTGACGCTCCTTGCGGCCGACGCCGACCAACAGCCCCTGCGCTGGCAGCCGCCGGCCCTAGGCCGGGCCCACCGCGACGCGACCGCGGCGGAGCGACGCGCCACGATCCTTGCTGGTCTGGCAGCGGTGATCCAGGAAGCCGGCCGCCCTGACGAAGCAACAGCCTACTCGTCGGAGGCCGCCGACCTCCAGGCATGCGCGTTGGCGCTGCGCGAGCGGGCCAATCGGATCTCACACAGGCTGTAGCTCCGTGATCCGAGACAACAGGCACGCCTGACCGTCGATGAAGTGCGCCGACTCCTGGACACGCCGGTGTCCCTTGGCCTGACCTCCGAATAGGGATGTGGTAAAGGCCCTCACCCCCCAACCCCCTCTCCCTGTGCGCGGGAGAGGGGGAGAAATCACTGTCTCGTGTGTCTCCCCCTCTCCCGCGCACAGGGAGAGGGGGTTGGGGGGTGAGGGCCTCCAGAGTGTGGGGGTGAGGGCCTCCAGAGTGTGGGGGTGAGGGCCTCCAGAGTGACGGACGGAATACGTGGCTATTTCGTCAAACGCCAAGAGGCGGGCGGGGCTACACGCGCGGCCTGTCAGTGGCAGCACTCACTGCTGCCGCCGTTGCCCGCGTCCGTCGCGCAGTGGGCCGAGACCGGGCGCGGCACATCCAGCGCCGGGCTGCGGTCGAAGAAGCCGGACGGCCGCAGCATGAACCCGATGCACGTCACCGGCATCACCGGCCAGTCCTCCGGCCGCACGCTGTGGTGCGCGCCGAACGTGTACCAGACCACCAGCTCCTCGTTGTCGAGCGACCGATCCTGCGCCACGAACTCCGGCAGGCCGGCCCCGCCGGGATGCTGGTTCGGGTAGTCGCCGGCGGCGTAGCGCTCGGTCGGCTCGTACTGGGTAACCCAGAGATGCTTCGTCATGAAGCGGGCGCGTTCGATGACCGGGGCGTCGTCGGCGGCGAACGGCAGGACGTTGTCGCCGGGCATCAGTTTGTACGCTGTCGGTCGCCCGAAGCCGTTCTTCGCCGCCGGGTTGGTGATCTTCCAGTAGCGTGCCGAGAGCGGGTCGATGACGCGCTGGGCCTCGGATTCACGGAGCAGCGGCCGGCTGACCTCGCGGAAGGCGTTCTTGAGCGGGTTCTCCGGGCCGAGCGGATCGGCCACGGTGTGCAGCTCCTCGACACGATTGGTCGGGCCGTCCACGGCCACGTCGAGCCGCGCGCTGAAGAAGTGCTGGTGGATCGGGGCGTAGACGTTCGGGGCCACCAGCACCCCCCAGGGCGGCGTCGGCTCGCCGTCAGCCAGCGCCCCGTTGGTGACGATGCCCGTCATCTTGACTTCGAGCTGCAGGCTGCCATCCTGGTAGAAGTACCAGTAGAAGCCGTACTCGTAGTTTCCGACCGTCGCGATAGACGACACGACCAGCCGCCGCGAGCGCCGCACCTCGACCTCGTTCAGGCGGATGTCGTAGTGCTTCCAGAGGATGCCGTAGTCCTCTTCGTGCATGCAGATGGCGTTCGGGATCGGGACCGGCTCGCCACGGCTGTTGTTGAGACAGGCGTCGAAGTAGGAGATCTCGCCGAGGCAGTCGCAGCCGAGTGACAGCGAGTTCGCCATCACCCCGATGCCGTACTCGCCCACGTCGAAGGCGTTGCGGCGGTTGTAGTGGTGGCGCGGATCGCCGTACGGCACCACCATGTCCACCACCGAAGCCCGTTCCAGCACCGAGCGCTCGCGGTCGCCGTCCTGGTAGCTGATGTCGTAGAGCACCAGCCCCTCGCGACCGTTGAAGCCGACGCGCAGCCGCCACTTCTGCCAGCGCACTTCGTAGCCGTTGACGGCGAAGCTCGGGCCATCGGGTTGGGTGATCGCGATGGGCTTCAGATCGGTGCGGACCGGGCCAGCCGCCTCGGCGGTGTAGTTGGCATCCTGCGGCGGCAGTGGCACCACCGCGCCATCCTCGACGCGAACCACCTGCATCGCGTTCAGATCGACCACGGCGATCAGGTTCTCGATGGGCCGGGCGTAGCCATTGTCGCGCGGGTTGGCGCGGACCCAGGTCAGGGCGCGCACCAGCCGCAACGCGCCATCTTCCTCCGCGCCATAGTGGCCGTTCGACCACGGATCGACCATGCACAGGTCGAAGTCAGTGACGCCGCGCTTCTGCACGGCGGCCTGCCAGCACGGATCGGCTTTGACGGCCAGCTCGCACTCGTAGAACTCGTCGAGCATGACCGGCGGCTGCACGCCAGGGACATCCCG
The genomic region above belongs to Chloroflexota bacterium and contains:
- a CDS encoding creatininase family protein, with protein sequence MAELIPFAELRGGLRAETAARADFAVLPIGAVEWHGPHLPFGTDVILASEFAARLRGDFSAVLFPSMPYSACPGKTSGHEGTVAIRPEVALAYLCDVLAGIVDAGFQRVLVLNGHDANMSMARAAMEWVSGSRTVSFLLVNWFQLLTPAETAHLFGQTSGHNGRGHGGPFESAAVWSFAPERVNTDGIPDLPPRPSLASDRMHVLVESYPTPWDGWSGYISEASQAKGDELVEGALDKLAGLLEAWIAAPPSDPPRRR
- a CDS encoding YggT family protein, encoding MQERRVERPGVVERPVDGYVETPTARTTAPAAYDEVAYERVATPPATAAVDQVNATSYDPYAERRRSSYKLVQGIWLLFGIVEGLLAIRFVLKLLGANEAAGFASFIYAASGPFIAPFNNLFGNPGSGGSVLELNTLVAIVVYMLVAWLVAKVVWLLAGENRSATRTVSNATRARVE
- a CDS encoding DUF2088 domain-containing protein — encoded protein: MIAAPDLSAIQLHVPLPVMHRVRQTFNAPVLDDIEGETKRHVRRFADTIKPGARIAITAGSRGIANMARIIRSIGEEVRALGGDPFVMPAMGSHGKATAEGQIEMLAELGITEQSVGMQIISDMAVRQVGVVDECGMPVYVAETALAADGVIVVNRVKPHTDFNGPIESGLSKICTIGIGKQKGAQAVHSYGVPGLAQWMPKAAKVVVKHAGVLFGVAIVENAYDQTAIIESVKATDIADEKEVELQATSKRLMPSLPFDTLDTLIIDEMGKQISGAGMDSNIIGRMLVHGSAEFDRPNVSAIAILDLTDGSHGNAAGLGLADFTTQRLINKVDFAAYYINCLTSGIGGLQRGQVPMVMPDDRSAVKAAIQTCGEPRQDVVGVMHIRNTLQIGEIEISASLLNQARELSHLDIDPDGHEMAFDATGQIVDIWGAAH
- a CDS encoding tetratricopeptide repeat protein, which codes for MSTSPDDRWHELDRAAYEIPHDPVRLPEREPLLIERLRVAATFGLDDPRLEQSHVNLLHYYYCDASDYTKVEPVCRFWLRLKDDHLTADQHDLHVLYELGASLTMQERQNEAEAQYRRALQLAESELGPDHERTQGAVLQLGQHLSNAKQYAEAIVCGERLLDLRRQGKASRRHDEVTPWFLHGAHKSLGRHADAEALLREELARDAERKPEDVRDARDPRRGMLLSLLADVIAAQGRLDEALAMQGEAIEMVTAAYAAMNAQLSAARAEAERQGLRMAGPIGQHHETDLHRAHADMLRRAGRYDEAEAIYRDELTLLAADADQQPLRWQPPALGRAHRDATAAERRATILAGLAAVIQEAGRPDEATAYSSEAADLQACALALRERANRISHRL
- a CDS encoding primary-amine oxidase; this encodes MVTVSVSPTSTAHPLDPLSAAEIAEAVAIVRAQRTLGPRTRFASVGLREPTRQELRQLRAGATLDREAEVILLDNGTKLTHEAIVSLARGTVVRWRDVPGVQPPVMLDEFYECELAVKADPCWQAAVQKRGVTDFDLCMVDPWSNGHYGAEEDGALRLVRALTWVRANPRDNGYARPIENLIAVVDLNAMQVVRVEDGAVVPLPPQDANYTAEAAGPVRTDLKPIAITQPDGPSFAVNGYEVRWQKWRLRVGFNGREGLVLYDISYQDGDRERSVLERASVVDMVVPYGDPRHHYNRRNAFDVGEYGIGVMANSLSLGCDCLGEISYFDACLNNSRGEPVPIPNAICMHEEDYGILWKHYDIRLNEVEVRRSRRLVVSSIATVGNYEYGFYWYFYQDGSLQLEVKMTGIVTNGALADGEPTPPWGVLVAPNVYAPIHQHFFSARLDVAVDGPTNRVEELHTVADPLGPENPLKNAFREVSRPLLRESEAQRVIDPLSARYWKITNPAAKNGFGRPTAYKLMPGDNVLPFAADDAPVIERARFMTKHLWVTQYEPTERYAAGDYPNQHPGGAGLPEFVAQDRSLDNEELVVWYTFGAHHSVRPEDWPVMPVTCIGFMLRPSGFFDRSPALDVPRPVSAHCATDAGNGGSSECCH